A region from the Lolium perenne isolate Kyuss_39 chromosome 4, Kyuss_2.0, whole genome shotgun sequence genome encodes:
- the LOC127296143 gene encoding mitogen-activated protein kinase kinase kinase 1 produces the protein MGPPAQDAAASSPSGGSSRGSSRRSGPRLERRNASKHIPYQYDQDLYCSYPPSSPPPPRASSATTSLACSVDLSSFRIGGSGDGGGDVQLLCRNLGLSGPDDFAISVTDWEAHKAYRSSSASTSPSARSKPDRPQPRESPLRPDPAEVPAFSLAADFELPAKKTEPIEPPSRPAWLDPTSRPSKPASEVGGIKGVRPPPVTLKPQPTMLKPPPSMARLPKACLAGSTWDILQSFAPEDAQPIRSARDFGCEDAEEDEDEAEVLTLDDLRLGDTSEEFTGMSSISTTNDDETADPMFYISPNGRFKRKIRSWSRGMLLGSGSFGTVYEGISDEGVFFAVKEVPLHDQGSNAQQCIFQLEQEIALLSQFEHENIVHYYGTDKEDSKLYIFLELVTQGSLVSLYRKYRLRDTHVSAYTRQILNGLTYLHERDIVHRDIKCANILVHANGSVKLADFGLAKQASKLNVLKSCKGTVYWMAPEVVNPKKTYGPAADIWSLGCTVLEMLTRELPYPDLEWTQALYRIGKGEPPAIPSTLSREARDFISKCVKPNPEDRPSASKLLDHPFVNRSIRSVRSMRTSSRPNSSTRGVIG, from the exons ATGGGCCCGCCCGCGCAggacgccgccgcctcctccccctCCGGCGGCTCCTCCCGCGGCTCGTCCCGGCGCAGCGGCCCGCGGCTCGAGCGCCGCAACGCGTCCAAGCACATCCCCTACCAGTACGACCAGGACCTCTACTGCAGCTACCCGCCCTCCTCCCCGCCCCCGCCGCGGGCCTCCTCCGCCACCACCTCGCTCGCCTGCTCCGTCGACCTCTCCAGCTTCCGCATCGGCggcagcggcgacggcggcggcgacgtccagcTCCTCTGCCGCAACCTCGGCCTCTCCGGCCCCGACGACTTCGCCATCTCCGTCACCGACTGGGAGGCGCACAAGGCATaccgctcctcctccgcctccacctcccccTCCGCCCGCTCCAAGCCCGACCGCCCGCAACCGCGCGAGTCCCCGCTCCGCCCCGACCCCGCCGAGGTCCCCGCCTTCTCTCTTGCCGCTGATTTCGAGCTCCCGGCTAAGAAAACCGAGCCAATTGAACCACCATCACGGCCCGCATGGCTGGATCCAACCTCCCGGCCAAGCAAACCAGCCTCCGAGGTGGGCGGGATCAAGGGCGTCCGCCCGCCGCCCGTCACGCTCAAGCCGCAGCCGACGATGCTCAAGCCACCGCCGTCGATGGCGCGGCTACCCAAAGCCTGCCTGGCCGGTTCCACCTGGGACATCCTCCAATCGTTCGCGCCAGAGGATGCCCAGCCCATCAGATCCGCTCGTGATTTTGGATGCGAGGAcgccgaggaggacgaggacgaggcggAGGTGCTCACGCTGGACGACCTCAGGCTCGGggacacctccgaggagttcaccGGCATGTCCTCCATATCCACCACCAACGACGACGAGACCGCCGACCCCATGTTCTACATCTCGCCCAACGGCAGGTTCAAGAGGAAGATCCGGTCATGGAGCCGGGGCATGCTCCTCGGGAGCGGATCCTTTGGGACCGTATACGAGGGGATCAGCGA TGAAGGCGTCTTTTTCGCGGTCAAGGAGGTGCCCTTACATGATCAAGGGAGCAATGCTCAGCAGTGTATTTTTCAGCTTGAGCAG GAAATTGCACTCCTGAGTCAGTTTGAACACGAGAATATAGTGCATTATTACGGAACTGACAAA GAAGACTCAAAACTGTACATCTTCCTTGAACTAGTGACTCAAGGATCTCTCGTGTCTTTGTATCGGAAGTACCGCCTGCGAGATACTCATGTTTCGGCATATACAAGACAAATTCTGAACGGGTTAACTTATCTCCATGAGAGAGACATTGTTCATAG aGATATCAAATGTGCCAATATACTGGTACATGCGAATGGATCTGTGAAACTTGCAGACTTTGGACTTGCCAAGCAG GCTAGCAAACTCAATGTCCTTAAATCATGCAAAGGAACTGTATATTGGATGGCACCTGAG GTCGTCAATCCCAAGAAGACGTATGGACCTGCAGCTGATATATGGAGCCTGGGTTGCACGGTCCTAGAGATGTTGACACGTGAACTTCCCTATCCTGATCTGGAATGG ACCCAAGCCCTATACAGGATCGGCAAGGGGGAACCACCAGCGATTCCAAGTACTCTTTCAAGGGAAGCTCGTGATTTCATAAGCAAGTGCGTAAAACCAAACCCAGAAGATAGACCTTCTGCGTCCAAACTGTTGGATCACCCGTTTGTGAATAGATCAATCCGGTCTGTACGGTCTATGAGGACATCTTCGCGGCCGAATTCATCCACACGTGGCGTGATTGGATAG